Proteins encoded in a region of the Babesia bovis T2Bo chromosome 4 map unlocalized Chr4_2, whole genome shotgun sequence genome:
- a CDS encoding putative integral membrane protein, with the protein MALSVTKTLRICRISPLVGFKPGAGVVYHPSVEEAFHNDRVRQKRAMQKGYELPKIEGQPLYNGLDSSKTVENEWESINKRRYPMTGGYDRFCYRLPQVNAFTEDELVKFFDAKDYLNRFSLSEIWRSGKHRLTCILGIYLGFLAPFIFVWAEGLWRNRLEPMEPAIPLDDYFKHYVWHQVGHKIDHHAYQQYCEARRTNKWRNPDINPEDYIPPEFRNLQSFDGIKL; encoded by the exons ATGGCATTGAGTGTCACCAAAACTTTGCGGATTTGCCGCATTAGTCCACTTGTTGGCTTCAAGCCCGGGGCTGGTGTTGTGTATCATCCATCTGTTGAAGAGGCTTTTCACAATGACCGTGTTCGCCAGAAGCGCGCTATGCAAAAGG GTTACGAGTTGCCTAAAATTGAAGGCCAGCCTTTGTACAACGGTTTAGATTCTTCCAAGACTGTAGAGAATGAGTGGGAATCAATTAACAAGCGTAGATATCCCATGACTGGTGGTTATGATCGTTTTTGTTACCGTTTACCACAAGTCAATGCTTTCACTGAGGACGAATTGGTTAAATTTTTTGATGCCAAGGATTACTTGAATCGATTTAGTTTATCTGAGATTTGGAGATCTGGTAAGCATAGGCTTACTTGCATTCTTGGTATATACCTTGGTTTCCTTGCTCCTTTTATATTTGTGTGGGCTGAGGGTTTATGGCGTAATCGTTTGGAGCCTATGGAGCCTGCGATACCACTTGATGATTACTTTAAGCACTATGTATGGCATCAAGTTGGTCATAAAATAGATCACCATGCATATCAACAGTACTGCGAGGCTCGTCGCACTAATAAGTGGAGGAACCCTGATATAAACCCTGAGGACTACATTCCTCCTGAGTTTAGGAACCTCCAATCATTTGACGGTATCAAATTGTGA